atattgtcgccattcagatttttcagataACTATATGTTTGAAGCTTTTATGTAGGGAAAAACTGATTGACTGGCTCACACAACTTGTCAATATGTTACTTATTTGCATATTTCTGTCTATTTGATAATGCATGTTATATGTGATTCTATTGATATGCCAATcatatgttgttttttttttaaatcccccccccccccctgaAAGGAAAATTGAAACGAAAAAAGAAGCATCAATATAAAGTTCACTGGCAAAGAATTGTCTTCTGACAACAATCTGTATATTAGACAGGTTTAATATGAATTTCATTTCGTAATTGACTATTTTTAATTGTGTGTTCTAAACTAAACTTGAAGCAGCATAAACATTTGGTAGGAAGTGGTTAAGATGATTTACTCTCTCATGTAGATTCTCTGTATTTAGAATGGTATATATATTCTCTGTATTTAGAATGGTATATATAGGGTTCTATTTGTTGTTTAAACTTAAAAGGTTGACTGGTTTCTTTAATAATATGGATGTAATTCTGAGTCTTCTTCTTGTCATCAATTATGTTTCGCGGTTGGGTCCCTATGCCTGAACTGCCAAGTATTATTATATAACAAATTAGGAATACTTATGCACTGAAATTTTTACCCTTGATTTTCAACTTTGTCTGAATTTTGTACCCTGATTTTAGGCATGTGTGTTGAACGGAAAATAGTGTTGACAAGGAACCCGTTTGGATACGGCCTACGGGCTTGTTGTAGATTATCTACTAGAAAACGCACTATATAAGTTCCAATAAGTGTTCTTTGATTTGGATCCAAACGGGTACAAGAACTACTTTGATGATATCATTTGGTTTGAATGACTGATTTAGAAACACACTAGGAAATGCTCAGAGTGGCATTTTATTTTTGCAGTGCCAAAAATAAATATAGTTTGTTCTTGTGTTATTGATTTTTGGTAGTGTTTTTTGTTTTAACTGTTACCACTGAACCTTGTGGTTAGTTGGAAGATGAATTTGTTATTTTTGGGTTAAATTTTCAAATTCTGACCTCATGACAATTTAATGGTACTAATCTGATACTTTATTAGTCTTATTGTTAATTGTCTTCTCAATTGTCCTTTTATAGGCGGAATCATCTCACATCTTGACTTGTTCACAGGGGTAGCCTGACACTTGTACTACTACCAAGTTCTGATCTTCGCCTCTCATTCATTGGGGATGATGGTAAAACCGAGAGATTATTCACCCTTACCAGCAAATTGCAATGCTCTGCTGTTGTGGTTGATGGAATCCCAACTGACAGCTCAGGCCGATCCTTCGTTATAAGGAGCCCAGATAGCAGAACATTTTTCTATTGGTGCTCAGAGAAGTCCAAGCTTTTGGGTATTGAATTACTTGAAAAGGTAATTTTTGGTATTCTTCTTGCTTAACTTTTAACAGGGCATGTGATGTAATTTGAAAACTATTCTGCATCCCTCCTAGTTCTTACTGTTTTGGTGATATTTTAATATAGATTCAGGCACTGATTAACTTTTTcttcaaactcattttccaataAATCAGATGAAGGATTTGCTCAAGAGGAAACCATCCGTTGCTGAGTTGAGTGGCATTAGCAAGTCACGGCTTGATTGCTTTGCCACTCAGCTTCGAGCTTTTCTTGTGGGATCATCAGGAGGCAGTAGTCATGATAGTTCAGTTTGTGCTTCAACGTCTGCTAATTCCACAGCTTGCTACAATGTTGCTTTTGATAATTCCCAAACTTCATCAAAATTTCCCCGATCTCGACAAATTGGAGGTCAGACAACAAAGGGAGATACAATGCTTTACCAGAGCATTCTTAGTCCAAGATCAAGTTCTTTCAAAGAAATTCCCCAAAGAAATTCCTCTTCCCACAGGATTGCTGCCCGGGAGAAGATTAAGCGCCGTGGTGACAGTTATCAGCCAGCAATTGACAACTTGGCAAATGATTCAGCATACATGTTGAATTTGTCTTCAGCTTCTGATCTGGACAAATCTGCAGAAGTTGCTAAATCTCTTaccttttcttcaggttttctGGGATCACATGGAAATCTTACGGTTCCTTCAAGTCTTGGGTCGGGTGGGAAATTTCCTGCCCTGGTGTCACCTCTTTTTTCTCCCTACTATTGTTGGTGTCCGCCTGAGATTTCTGCACTTCCATCCATTTCAGCACTTCCACAATCTTCCCACTCATCTGCTGAATCACTGCCTCTGCCCTCAGGTGCCTCTTTATTACCCAACACTGTCTCAGCTAGGCTGTTGGAACCAGTGCAGCCTCTTAATCTTAGTACCTCTATGGACTTTCCTCCATTTCTCCCGGACTTCCCTCCATTTCTCCCCGATCCATTGGTCAGAATGTCTTTGCCAACTTCGCAGCAGATTCCCACTTTCACACAATTAATGTGTGATCCATTGGTCAGAATGTCATTGCCAACTTCGCAGCAGATTCCCACTTTCACTCCATTAATGTGTGATCCAATTGTACACGTCCCAGTTATTGATGTGTGTTCTTCAGGCCAGGGCTATCTCGTGAGTGCTGGTGGCCCTGCGATGTCAACTAGCATTCCACCATTGCATCCCAAGCTTGTGAACCCATTGATTCCTGAATCTGATGCTGTGGTAAAGGGTGCACGAGAGACACTAAGGATGCTGCTTAGCGGTTCAAGCCAGGGGGCGGTGATGGATCCTTTGCCTGCAATCTTAACTAGTCCAGATGACAATCGGAATGTACTTGTTACCGGCAGCCGTGGTCTTTACACAGGAACCAGGGATATCAATGTTATTGCAAACAGCATTGCTGCCATGGGATTTGTATCACAGATATCCAATGGGGACAATGAAGGTGATTCGGAGGTATGTGGCAACTACGGGATTATGGGaacattcatgaatcccaatGATTCAGATGGTGCCCTTACGGATGACGAGGGCGGGCCTTCCTTTAATTCCAAGTACCACTAATAGTGATGAATGCAGttaatgtttttctttttgctgTAGATCTCTTTTGTCCAGAAAAAATGTAGATATGTGCTGTAGCCTGTAAGCTCTTTTGAATGTTTTAAAGTGCGACTTTCGCATTCTTGGGCCTTGATCCCTCGTAGTaacctttgattttttgttcatcAATTGTTCAGTAATTTGCAATGTGCTTATCCAAATGAATAAGTAATTTGCAATGTGATAAATCGTGAATTGCTCTCTAGATTTGCaatgtgttttttatttctttttgacGCGATTTGTAATGTACTTGGCTTTGAATAATTCAAAACGCATAGTCATACACAAATGGCTGGAAAGGTGGATAATTATAGACGAtgtaattttattgttattttcaaACTGTACAACTTCTATCAGATACAAATTAAGTTGGGGTCTTAGGACTTTAGGACTAGAAGAGGTTTTTCCACTTGGAATTCCCCTCCTCATGAGATTGTTCAGTAATGAGGTGTGATTAGtctttgtgttttgttttgttgctGTTTAAATTCCAATAcgcaaaaaaataataactcgtgatataaattattttcattatATTTTCTCAATATGTAAAGTaacttgaaaaattaaaattagaatagtttataaatataataatatggAATTTTATTaagtaagttttatttttttgtttaaattatAGTTACtactttcttttattattcctGAAACCAATGGATGTTAAATtgtaatctatatatatatgaaaataaggttttcttctagaagacCTATGCCACATGTCCCCTCCTAACtaattcattttccctccaaaacaaaaaactcaTTTCCACTTTTTTTGGCCACATTAATTGCTATGTTCAATAATACCTATGACTACATACacactaaattaataattttgaaaaaaagtttataaaaatagaaacgtaaaaaataattcaaaccGATAACTtcagttattttattttttgttacacttacaagtaaaaaaaattttaagaataaaacatcagtattacttttttttttgaaaataacatcagtaTTACTTATTACTTATGAAAATTATCAAGGTCAGGATATtggttatttttctaaaaaaagaatattacttcaaaatcatattattttcatctcctccaaatttttgaaaaaatgatAACAACATGAACATCTCTAactgtatttcatttcatccattATTAAAAATTCCTTATTATTAGATTTAAAATATTCGAAAGTAATCAATTCTAATtaaaactaaattttattttttattttcgctTATATTCTTTTTTAAGATGTATCGAgtatcaaaaaaatattatattacaAAGTTGAAAATAtgattcataaaaataaatggaatcatttttattttaattaataatatagtaaatacttataataaatattttaattatttcaaataaaaataaatattggacCGATCCCTgaagggtgtaatttatcttttcgatgtaccaaaaaaattggattttttattttttatttttctaaaatattttttacttatttttcgTTGATATCgtggttaaaatgattttaaaagataaattaaattatttaataaattcgAATTTCCTTGATTATAGTAATTGTTTAAAATCtaattgatatattttttttataggtaaaagttagttgttagtaaattagtacaaatttaTACTGATTATAAAATGAGTATGATGAGCAAATGAATATTcgaaaatcaaataaatattggtttttttaaattttcagcatcatttttgttttgaagttaTCGAAAATTTTCCAATAGAATAaatatttcatatttatatttattctaCTCATCTttactaaaattttatttattataattgaaattaatgactttaatcatttccttaaattaaagaatataattaattatctttttgaaattcaaattttaaaaacattgatgctcaagaattgatgattttttgaacaataatataatttgtaataaataacgaaaaacttaattagattagagaaggttaataaatatatttccttATTTTCATTGGCAACAATTTCAGCACCATTTCCTGCGTACCTCCTTGACAATAAGGCAAggactttcattttctttcatttttttttcatcatatacttcttcctcccatctttggaatttcttatgaaaaaaactcaTCTTTTTTTCCTCCATGCGCCTACTCCATGTTAAGTATTTTCAACATTTTTCCATATTTCCCATACTCctctttcctccctttcatttttctatttctCATTTCATTATTCGATTTCATACTAAggaactttcaccttcaatttttctttcatctggAACAACTctatagaaaaataatttgtcaatcatgtgtaaggtaatgatttttatcttaatccaaaaataattaattttactatAAATACTTGCGCATTGGTTAGAATTCATTTGCTTTTTTCGagacatttttcacattatttCTTTAGTCTATAGCATTCTCTTTCACCTGTTCTTTGTGACATCGTGCTtatcttattttgatttattgttttcagggttttatttccatttttattttataattctccACCGCCACTGTTTGATCGCAATATCGTAAGTTTATTATTGGTTGTGTTATCCTATTATTCACtcttttttatttgttgtgtCCAATGGTCAATTTCATGTTTCATGCTCCCCTTATTTACTCATTCTTCCATTTTTGATTCACCATTATATATTGTTCCACCccttttttaaatcatgaaggGGAAATACCGAAATCCTTCAATTTCTCTACTTAGATTGATAAAGTGGATTTTTTTTCCTCCATCATCCTTGGTAGGCAGTGGTTACCATAGGTATGAGCGAAGGGCTGAAGACAAAAAAGGGGAAAGAGCTAACAGTATTAGTCACGTGAgattttattcaaaaataagaaaagtatttagatataaataatttttgtaaattatttattattt
This is a stretch of genomic DNA from Lotus japonicus ecotype B-129 chromosome 1, LjGifu_v1.2. It encodes these proteins:
- the LOC130733619 gene encoding uncharacterized protein LOC130733619, producing the protein MANRREQRDLFHGVDPVDPLDGEDFDDSSSIDGGSGGSRSEVGLTERLTDVLVDEGDSDLLIQQTNREDRLLLWLQALDMQVVGACRADERLKPLLKMNTACGVAEDPLLAQLTQHFEPSEVGMLARCFCVPLVSIRVGKIHNEGTRFCPTDIRGSLTLVLLPSSDLRLSFIGDDGKTERLFTLTSKLQCSAVVVDGIPTDSSGRSFVIRSPDSRTFFYWCSEKSKLLGIELLEKMKDLLKRKPSVAELSGISKSRLDCFATQLRAFLVGSSGGSSHDSSVCASTSANSTACYNVAFDNSQTSSKFPRSRQIGGQTTKGDTMLYQSILSPRSSSFKEIPQRNSSSHRIAAREKIKRRGDSYQPAIDNLANDSAYMLNLSSASDLDKSAEVAKSLTFSSGFLGSHGNLTVPSSLGSGGKFPALVSPLFSPYYCWCPPEISALPSISALPQSSHSSAESLPLPSGASLLPNTVSARLLEPVQPLNLSTSMDFPPFLPDFPPFLPDPLVRMSLPTSQQIPTFTQLMCDPLVRMSLPTSQQIPTFTPLMCDPIVHVPVIDVCSSGQGYLVSAGGPAMSTSIPPLHPKLVNPLIPESDAVVKGARETLRMLLSGSSQGAVMDPLPAILTSPDDNRNVLVTGSRGLYTGTRDINVIANSIAAMGFVSQISNGDNEGDSEVCGNYGIMGTFMNPNDSDGALTDDEGGPSFNSKYH